One window of Streptomyces sp. FIT100 genomic DNA carries:
- a CDS encoding HAMP domain-containing protein produces MESGAAARSTGTRAQGGQSRRNQPRGGMTAVDTAELNRLLAALVSMRDGNFRKRLTVSGDGVMAEIAAVFNEVADRNVHLTGELARVRRVVGREGKLTERLETGACEGSWAAAIDASNALVDDLSRPVSEVGRVLSAVAEGDLQQRMELKSHASDGDGAVRPLRGEFLKVARTVNNLVDQLSAFTDEVTRVALEVGTEGKLGGQAQVRGMSGSWKDLTDSVNTMAYRLTAQVRDIALVTTAVAKGDLSRKVTVHVAGEMLQLKNTVNTMVDQLSSFSSEVTRVAREVGTEGELGGQAAVPGVAGVWKDLTDSVNTMAGNLTSQVRGIAEVTTAVANGDLSQKVTVSARGEVAQLAETINQMTETLRTFADEVTRVASEVGAEGLLGGQAQVPGAAGTWKDLTDSVNTVFRNLTTQVRDIAQVTTAVANGDLSQKVTVDVAGEMLELKNTVNTMVDQLQSFGSEVTRVAREVGVEGRLGGQAEVPGAAGTWKDLTDSVNTAFRNLTGQVRDIAQVTTAVANGDLSQKVTVDVAGEMLELKNTVNTMVAQLSSFADQVTRMARDVGTEGRLGGQARVPGVSGTWKELTDSVNFMAGNLTSQVRQIAQVTTAVARGDLSQKIDVDARGEILELKNTINTMVDQLSAFAEQVTRVAREVGTDGRLGGQAQVPGVAGVWRDLTDSVNGMAGNLTAQVRNIAQVATAVARGDLSQKIDVDARGEILELKNTLNTMVDQLSNFAEQVTRVAREVGTEGILGGQAEVQGVSGTWKDLTQSVNFMANNLTSQVRNIAEVTTAVAKGDLSKKITVDAKGEILELVTTVNTMVDQLSNFADEVTRVAREVGTEGILGGQARVRGATGIWKDLSDNVNTMAANLTSQVRNISRVSSAVANGDLTKKVTVEARGEVAELADTVNTMVTTLSSFADEVTRVAREVGTEGELGGQARVPGVSGTWKDLTESVNSMASNLTGQVRQIATVTTAIAKGDLTKKIDIDARGEIQELKNTINTMVDRLSSFAEEVTRVAREVGTDGMLGGQARVRDVDGTWRDLTESVNEMAGNLTRQVRAIAAVATAVTRGDLNLKIDVDAAGEIQVLQDNINTMIANLRDTTLANEEQDWLKGNLARISGLMQGRRDLDDVASLIMSELTPVVSAQHGAFFLAMPTGGGELGGGEASYELVMRGSYGYSAGSMPTSFRPGETLIGTAAEEKRTIQVNVPPGYLKISSGLGEASPAYVIVLPVLFEGKVLGVIELASFQPFTQIQRDFLNQIAEMIATSVNTISVNTKTEVLLKQSQELTEQLRERSEELENRQKALQSSNAELEDKAELLAQQNRDIEVKNTEIEEARQVLEERAEQLAVSMRYKSEFLANMSHELRTPLNSLLILAKLLADNADSNLTPKQVEFAETIHGAGSDLLQLINDILDLSKVEAGKMDVSPTRIALVQLVDYVEATFRPLTAEKGLDFSVRVSPELPATLHTDEQRLLQVLRNLLSNAVKFTDTGAVELVIRPANADVPQSIREQLLEAGSLRDADSDLMAFSVTDTGIGIAASKMRVIFEAFKQADGTTSRKYGGTGLGLSISREIARLLGGEIHAASEPGRGSTFTLYLPLHPSELPPQGFPQLAPGSDARIVPADDQAAIAPVDSGPQSAPQLSVPSAPVPFDGHGAPGTLFRRRRKALGGMELSAALPGQPAGSPGSAQESWAGSHSQEPAGEQRRTFEFHGEKVLIVDDDIRNVFALTSVLEQHGLSVLYAENGREGIEVLEQHDDVTVVLMDIMMPEMDGYATTTAIRRMPQFAGLPIIALTAKAMKGDREKAIESGASDYVTKPVDPDHLLSVMEQWMRGK; encoded by the coding sequence GTGGAGTCTGGTGCAGCGGCGCGGAGCACTGGCACGCGCGCACAAGGCGGACAGTCCCGGAGGAATCAGCCACGCGGGGGGATGACTGCGGTGGACACCGCGGAGCTGAACCGGTTGCTGGCGGCGCTCGTCTCGATGCGGGACGGGAACTTCCGTAAGCGCCTGACGGTCTCCGGCGACGGTGTGATGGCGGAGATCGCCGCCGTCTTCAACGAGGTCGCCGACCGCAATGTCCATCTCACCGGCGAGCTGGCCCGCGTGCGCCGGGTCGTCGGCCGTGAGGGAAAGCTCACGGAGCGGCTGGAGACCGGTGCCTGCGAGGGCTCCTGGGCCGCCGCCATCGACGCGTCGAACGCGCTGGTGGACGATCTGTCCCGGCCGGTGTCCGAGGTCGGCAGGGTGCTGTCCGCGGTCGCGGAGGGCGATCTGCAGCAGCGCATGGAGCTGAAGTCGCACGCGTCGGACGGCGACGGGGCGGTGCGGCCGCTGCGCGGTGAGTTCCTGAAGGTCGCGCGTACGGTCAACAATCTGGTCGACCAGCTGTCGGCGTTCACCGACGAGGTGACGCGGGTCGCGCTGGAGGTCGGCACCGAGGGCAAGCTCGGCGGCCAGGCCCAGGTGCGCGGTATGTCCGGTTCGTGGAAAGACCTCACGGATTCGGTGAACACGATGGCGTACCGGCTGACGGCCCAGGTGCGTGATATTGCTCTCGTTACGACGGCGGTCGCCAAGGGCGATCTGTCGCGGAAGGTCACCGTCCATGTGGCCGGCGAGATGCTCCAGCTGAAGAACACCGTCAACACGATGGTGGACCAGCTGTCCTCGTTCTCCTCCGAGGTGACGCGGGTCGCCCGCGAGGTGGGTACGGAGGGCGAGCTCGGCGGTCAGGCGGCCGTGCCGGGCGTCGCCGGCGTGTGGAAGGACCTCACCGACTCCGTCAACACGATGGCGGGCAATCTGACCTCGCAGGTGCGGGGCATCGCCGAGGTGACGACCGCGGTCGCCAACGGTGACCTGTCGCAGAAGGTCACGGTCAGCGCGCGCGGCGAGGTGGCGCAGCTCGCCGAGACCATCAACCAGATGACGGAGACGCTTCGTACCTTCGCCGACGAGGTGACCCGGGTGGCGAGCGAGGTCGGCGCCGAGGGTCTGCTGGGTGGTCAGGCGCAGGTGCCGGGCGCGGCGGGCACGTGGAAGGACCTGACCGACTCGGTCAACACCGTCTTCCGCAACCTGACGACGCAGGTGCGGGACATCGCGCAGGTGACCACGGCGGTCGCCAACGGTGACCTGTCGCAGAAGGTCACCGTCGATGTCGCGGGCGAGATGCTGGAGTTGAAGAACACCGTCAACACGATGGTGGACCAGCTCCAGTCGTTCGGTTCCGAAGTGACCCGGGTGGCCAGGGAGGTCGGCGTCGAGGGCCGGCTCGGCGGTCAGGCCGAGGTGCCGGGCGCGGCGGGCACGTGGAAGGACCTCACGGACTCGGTGAACACGGCGTTCCGTAACCTCACCGGCCAGGTGCGGGACATCGCGCAGGTGACGACGGCGGTCGCCAACGGCGATCTGTCGCAGAAGGTCACGGTCGACGTGGCCGGCGAGATGCTGGAGTTGAAGAACACCGTCAACACGATGGTGGCGCAGCTGTCGTCCTTCGCCGACCAGGTGACGCGGATGGCCCGGGACGTGGGTACGGAGGGCCGGCTCGGCGGCCAGGCCCGCGTCCCCGGTGTCTCCGGCACGTGGAAGGAGCTCACCGACTCCGTCAACTTCATGGCGGGGAACCTGACCTCGCAGGTGCGGCAGATCGCCCAGGTGACCACGGCCGTGGCGCGCGGTGACCTGTCGCAGAAGATCGACGTGGACGCGCGCGGCGAGATCCTGGAGCTGAAGAACACCATCAACACGATGGTCGACCAGCTGTCCGCGTTCGCCGAGCAGGTGACCCGGGTGGCCCGCGAGGTGGGTACGGACGGGCGGCTCGGCGGTCAGGCGCAGGTGCCGGGCGTCGCCGGTGTGTGGCGCGATCTGACGGACTCGGTGAACGGCATGGCCGGGAACCTCACCGCCCAGGTGCGCAACATCGCCCAGGTCGCAACGGCGGTGGCCCGGGGTGACCTGTCGCAGAAGATCGACGTGGACGCGCGCGGCGAGATTCTGGAGCTGAAGAACACCCTCAACACGATGGTGGACCAGCTCTCGAACTTCGCGGAGCAGGTGACCCGGGTGGCCCGGGAAGTGGGCACGGAGGGCATCCTGGGCGGCCAGGCCGAGGTGCAGGGCGTCTCCGGCACCTGGAAGGACCTCACCCAGTCCGTCAACTTCATGGCGAACAACCTGACCTCGCAGGTGCGCAACATCGCCGAGGTGACGACCGCGGTCGCCAAGGGCGACCTGTCGAAGAAGATCACCGTCGATGCCAAGGGCGAGATCCTGGAGCTGGTCACGACCGTCAACACGATGGTGGACCAGCTCTCCAACTTCGCCGACGAGGTGACCCGGGTGGCCCGCGAGGTGGGCACGGAGGGCATCCTCGGCGGTCAGGCCCGGGTGCGGGGCGCGACCGGCATCTGGAAGGACCTCAGCGACAACGTCAACACGATGGCCGCCAACCTGACCAGCCAGGTGCGGAACATCTCGCGTGTGTCGTCCGCGGTCGCCAACGGCGATCTGACGAAGAAGGTGACGGTCGAGGCGCGCGGCGAGGTCGCCGAGCTCGCGGACACCGTCAACACGATGGTGACGACGCTGTCGTCGTTCGCGGACGAGGTCACACGAGTGGCCCGCGAGGTGGGCACCGAGGGCGAGCTGGGCGGCCAGGCCCGCGTCCCCGGCGTCTCCGGGACGTGGAAGGACCTCACCGAGTCCGTGAACTCGATGGCGTCCAACCTCACCGGCCAGGTGCGCCAGATCGCCACGGTCACCACCGCCATCGCCAAGGGCGATCTCACCAAGAAGATCGACATCGACGCCCGCGGTGAGATCCAGGAGCTGAAGAACACGATCAACACGATGGTCGACCGGCTGTCGTCGTTCGCCGAGGAGGTCACGCGAGTGGCCCGCGAGGTGGGAACGGACGGCATGCTGGGCGGTCAGGCGCGGGTGCGGGACGTCGACGGCACCTGGCGCGACCTCACCGAGTCCGTGAACGAGATGGCGGGGAACCTGACCCGGCAGGTGCGCGCGATCGCGGCCGTGGCCACCGCGGTGACCCGCGGCGACCTCAACCTCAAGATCGACGTGGACGCGGCGGGCGAGATCCAGGTCCTCCAGGACAACATCAACACGATGATCGCGAACCTGCGCGACACCACCCTCGCCAACGAGGAGCAGGACTGGCTCAAGGGCAACCTGGCCCGTATCTCCGGCCTGATGCAGGGCCGCCGCGACCTCGACGACGTCGCCTCGCTCATCATGAGCGAGCTGACGCCGGTGGTGTCGGCGCAGCACGGCGCGTTCTTCCTGGCGATGCCGACGGGCGGCGGGGAGCTCGGCGGTGGCGAGGCTTCGTACGAGCTGGTCATGCGGGGCAGTTACGGCTACTCGGCGGGCTCGATGCCCACGTCCTTCCGGCCGGGGGAGACCCTGATCGGGACAGCGGCCGAGGAGAAGCGGACGATCCAGGTCAATGTGCCGCCGGGCTATCTGAAGATCTCCTCGGGGCTCGGAGAGGCCTCCCCGGCCTATGTGATCGTGCTGCCGGTGCTGTTCGAGGGCAAGGTCCTCGGAGTGATCGAGCTGGCGTCGTTCCAGCCGTTCACCCAGATCCAGCGGGACTTCCTCAACCAGATCGCCGAGATGATCGCGACGAGCGTCAACACCATCAGCGTCAACACCAAGACCGAGGTGCTGCTCAAGCAGTCGCAGGAGCTCACCGAGCAGCTGCGGGAGCGCTCGGAGGAGCTGGAGAACCGGCAGAAGGCGCTCCAGTCGTCCAACGCCGAACTGGAGGACAAGGCCGAGCTGCTGGCCCAGCAGAACCGCGACATCGAGGTGAAGAACACCGAGATCGAGGAGGCGCGGCAGGTGCTGGAGGAGCGGGCCGAGCAGCTCGCGGTCTCCATGCGCTACAAGTCCGAGTTCCTGGCGAACATGTCGCACGAACTGCGCACCCCGCTCAACTCGCTGCTGATCCTCGCCAAGCTGCTCGCGGACAACGCCGACAGCAACCTCACGCCGAAGCAGGTGGAGTTCGCCGAGACGATCCACGGCGCGGGCTCCGATCTGCTCCAGCTCATCAACGACATCCTCGACCTGTCGAAGGTCGAGGCGGGCAAGATGGACGTCAGCCCGACCCGTATCGCGCTCGTGCAGCTCGTCGACTACGTGGAGGCGACGTTCCGGCCGCTCACGGCGGAGAAGGGGCTCGACTTCTCGGTGCGGGTGTCGCCGGAGCTGCCGGCCACGCTGCACACCGATGAACAGCGGCTCCTGCAGGTGCTGCGCAACCTGCTGTCGAACGCGGTGAAGTTCACCGACACCGGCGCGGTGGAGCTGGTGATCCGGCCCGCCAACGCGGATGTGCCGCAGTCGATCCGGGAGCAGCTCCTGGAGGCGGGCTCGCTGCGCGACGCCGACAGCGACCTGATGGCCTTCTCGGTCACGGACACCGGCATCGGGATCGCGGCCAGCAAGATGCGGGTCATCTTCGAGGCGTTCAAGCAGGCGGACGGCACGACGAGCCGCAAGTACGGCGGTACGGGCCTGGGGTTGTCCATCAGCCGGGAGATCGCGCGGCTGCTGGGTGGCGAGATCCACGCGGCGAGCGAGCCGGGCCGCGGATCGACGTTCACGCTGTATCTGCCGCTGCATCCGAGTGAGCTGCCGCCGCAGGGCTTTCCGCAGCTCGCCCCGGGCAGCGACGCCCGTATCGTCCCCGCGGACGACCAGGCGGCGATTGCGCCCGTCGACAGCGGTCCGCAGTCCGCTCCGCAGCTGTCGGTGCCGTCGGCGCCCGTGCCGTTCGACGGCCACGGCGCCCCCGGGACGCTCTTCAGGCGCCGCCGCAAGGCCCTGGGCGGTATGGAGCTGAGTGCCGCGCTGCCGGGGCAGCCTGCCGGGTCACCGGGCTCGGCACAGGAGTCCTGGGCCGGTTCGCACTCCCAGGAGCCGGCGGGCGAGCAGCGCCGCACCTTCGAGTTCCACGGGGAGAAGGTGCTCATCGTCGACGACGACATCCGCAACGTCTTCGCGCTCACCAGCGTGCTGGAGCAGCACGGGCTGTCGGTGCTGTACGCGGAGAACGGGCGCGAGGGCATCGAAGTCCTGGAGCAGCACGACGATGTGACGGTCGTACTGATGGACATCATGATGCCCGAGATGGACGGCTATGCGACGACGACGGCGATCCGCAGGATGCCGCAGTTCGCCGGGCTGCCGATCATCGCGCTGACCGCGAAGGCGATGAAGGGCGACCGGGAGAAGGCGATCGAGTCGGGCGCCTCGGACTATGTCACCAAGCCGGTCGACCCCGATCACCTTCTCTCGGTCATGGAGCAGTGGATGCGCGGAAAATGA
- a CDS encoding two-component system response regulator, with protein MVQKAKILLVDDRPENLLALEAILSALDQTLVRASSGEEALKALLTDDFAVILLDVQMPGMDGFETAAHIKRRERTRDIPIIFLTAINHGPHHTFRGYAAGAVDYISKPFDPWVLRAKVSVFVELYMKNCQLREQAALLRLQLEGGHAGAGDSKEPAGLLAELSARLAAVEEQAEALSKQLDDESADAAAVATAAHLERKLTGLRRALDALEPGTGSGAPTLPSQN; from the coding sequence ATGGTGCAGAAGGCCAAGATCCTCCTGGTCGATGACCGGCCGGAGAATCTGCTGGCGCTGGAGGCCATCCTCTCTGCGCTCGATCAGACACTGGTGCGGGCATCGTCAGGGGAGGAGGCGCTCAAAGCGCTGCTGACGGACGATTTCGCGGTCATTCTGCTGGACGTCCAGATGCCTGGAATGGACGGATTCGAGACCGCCGCGCACATCAAGCGGCGGGAGCGGACCAGAGACATCCCGATCATCTTCCTGACCGCGATCAACCACGGCCCGCACCACACCTTCCGCGGTTACGCCGCGGGCGCGGTGGACTACATCTCCAAGCCGTTCGACCCGTGGGTGCTGCGCGCGAAGGTCTCCGTCTTCGTCGAGCTCTACATGAAGAACTGCCAGCTGCGCGAGCAGGCCGCGCTGCTGCGGCTCCAGCTCGAGGGCGGCCACGCGGGCGCGGGCGACAGCAAGGAGCCCGCGGGTCTGCTCGCCGAACTCTCGGCGCGGCTCGCGGCCGTTGAGGAGCAGGCCGAGGCGCTGTCCAAGCAGCTGGACGACGAGTCGGCGGATGCCGCGGCCGTCGCCACCGCGGCGCACCTGGAGCGCAAACTCACCGGACTGCGCAGGGCGCTGGACGCGCTGGAGC